The following proteins come from a genomic window of Paeniglutamicibacter kerguelensis:
- a CDS encoding LysR family transcriptional regulator, producing the protein MSSLALLVGIADHGSLSAGARSVGMAQSNATRAVKTLERRLGFPLLSRATTGSKLTQEGTLVVEWAREALQSLNTLWTGAQALAAPADREFTFAASMTVAEHLAPTWIGRLHEVDPRIKTKLRVMNSREVIAAVNNRDVALGFVETPDVPPQLSSTTVWTDELVLIAPPGHPWATRREPVTLRELAATHLVEREAGSGTRAFLDERVGAARATPIVEFNSNSAICQSVSAGMGPAVLSRLAVEGSLRMGSFIQVPLHEGNLVRNLQAIWRGPAPSEGPAAMLLGICAQARSGF; encoded by the coding sequence ATGTCTTCGCTCGCCCTGCTGGTCGGCATCGCCGACCACGGCAGCCTCAGCGCCGGCGCACGCTCCGTGGGCATGGCCCAATCCAACGCGACGCGGGCCGTGAAGACCCTGGAGCGGCGCCTCGGATTCCCGCTGCTTTCCCGTGCGACCACCGGCTCGAAGCTCACCCAGGAGGGCACGCTGGTCGTCGAATGGGCGCGCGAGGCGCTCCAGAGCCTGAACACCCTGTGGACCGGCGCGCAGGCCCTGGCCGCCCCGGCGGACAGGGAGTTCACCTTCGCGGCCAGCATGACGGTCGCCGAGCACCTGGCGCCGACGTGGATCGGCCGCCTGCATGAGGTCGATCCGCGCATCAAGACCAAGCTGCGGGTGATGAATTCCCGCGAGGTCATCGCCGCCGTAAACAACCGCGACGTTGCACTCGGGTTCGTCGAGACCCCTGATGTGCCCCCGCAGCTGTCCTCCACGACGGTGTGGACCGACGAGCTCGTGCTCATCGCCCCTCCCGGCCACCCCTGGGCCACGCGCCGGGAACCCGTCACCCTGCGGGAATTGGCGGCAACCCACCTGGTGGAACGGGAAGCCGGATCGGGAACCAGGGCCTTCCTCGACGAGCGCGTCGGCGCGGCCAGGGCAACGCCGATCGTGGAGTTCAACAGCAACTCCGCAATCTGCCAATCGGTCTCTGCCGGCATGGGACCGGCGGTGCTGAGCCGTTTGGCCGTGGAAGGCTCCCTGCGCATGGGCAGCTTCATCCAGGTGCCCCTGCACGAGGGAAACCTGGTGCGCAACCTGCAGGCCATCTGGAGGGGACCAGCCCCGTCGGAAGGGCCCGCGGCAATGCTGTTGGGAATCTGCGCCCAGGCGCGGTCCGGCTTCTGA
- a CDS encoding amino-acid N-acetyltransferase: MTSFTVRRARTSDVKSIRALVKPLANDRVLLEKEAVAYYENLQEFFVAEDEAGAVIGCGGLHVMWEDIAEVRTLATDGAWRGKGVGHQILDRLLAEARELGVARVFCLTFEVDFFLRHGFSVMEEQSAVDPEVYSELLRSTDEGVAEFLDLARVKPNTLGNTRMIVRF, encoded by the coding sequence ATGACTTCCTTTACCGTCAGGCGCGCCCGTACCAGCGATGTGAAAAGCATCCGTGCACTAGTCAAGCCGCTGGCCAACGACAGGGTGCTGCTGGAAAAGGAAGCTGTTGCCTACTATGAAAACCTGCAGGAATTCTTCGTCGCCGAGGATGAAGCCGGAGCCGTCATCGGTTGCGGCGGCCTGCACGTCATGTGGGAGGACATCGCTGAGGTGCGGACGCTGGCCACCGATGGTGCGTGGCGTGGCAAGGGGGTTGGCCACCAGATCCTGGACCGCCTGCTGGCCGAGGCTCGGGAGCTTGGCGTCGCACGGGTGTTCTGCCTGACGTTCGAGGTCGACTTCTTCTTGCGGCACGGCTTCAGCGTGATGGAAGAGCAAAGTGCCGTCGACCCGGAGGTCTACTCCGAACTGCTGCGTTCCACCGATGAGGGCGTGGCTGAGTTCCTGGATCTGGCGCGGGTTAAGCCCAATACGCTGGGCAACACCCGGATGATCGTCCGCTTCTAA
- a CDS encoding YeiH family protein, giving the protein MRKEDISLESRRSIPAPKAVEPTPAPGPDSGFRRLLPGLVACIIGGAIALAAAKLLPGASPLLIAILLGAIWRNTMNVPAILMPGVTVSSKKLLRTGIVLLGLQLSLSQILGLGPGVLLVVLFSVGVTFGASLVIGKWLGIELPQRLLIAAGFSICGAAAVAATEGATKAKQDQVATAIGLVVLFGTLMIPIVPALGALMGMNEEAIGMFIGASTHEVAQVVAAGGAVSSSALAVAVTVKLARVVTLAPIVAGVSIYMRKKHDVTDAKKPPLVPLFVLGFIAMMLLRTTGVVPEGLLDAAKVAQTFLLAAAMFGLGLGVHIKGLMRSGSRSLVLAALATLVILVVAAAGTMLFPPLS; this is encoded by the coding sequence ATGCGAAAAGAAGACATATCACTCGAATCCCGGAGGAGCATTCCGGCGCCGAAAGCCGTGGAGCCGACCCCGGCACCGGGCCCCGATTCGGGGTTTCGCCGCCTGCTGCCGGGCCTGGTGGCCTGCATCATCGGCGGGGCGATCGCACTGGCGGCCGCCAAGCTGCTGCCCGGGGCCAGCCCGCTGCTGATTGCCATCCTGCTCGGCGCGATATGGCGCAACACTATGAATGTCCCCGCGATCCTGATGCCCGGGGTGACGGTGTCCTCCAAGAAGCTGCTGCGCACCGGCATCGTGCTGCTGGGGCTGCAGCTTTCGCTCTCCCAGATCCTCGGCCTCGGCCCGGGGGTGCTGCTGGTGGTGTTGTTCAGCGTCGGCGTGACCTTTGGCGCCTCGCTGGTCATCGGCAAGTGGCTGGGCATCGAACTGCCGCAGCGCCTGCTGATCGCCGCCGGCTTCTCCATCTGCGGCGCGGCGGCCGTGGCTGCCACCGAAGGCGCGACCAAGGCCAAGCAGGACCAGGTGGCCACGGCCATCGGCCTGGTGGTGCTCTTCGGCACCCTGATGATCCCGATCGTCCCCGCGCTCGGCGCTCTCATGGGCATGAACGAGGAGGCCATCGGCATGTTCATCGGAGCCTCCACCCACGAGGTGGCCCAGGTGGTCGCCGCCGGCGGCGCGGTCAGCTCAAGCGCCCTGGCCGTGGCCGTGACGGTCAAGCTGGCCCGCGTGGTCACCCTGGCCCCGATCGTGGCCGGCGTGAGCATCTACATGCGCAAGAAGCATGACGTGACGGATGCCAAGAAGCCGCCGCTCGTGCCACTGTTCGTCCTCGGATTCATTGCCATGATGCTGCTGCGCACCACCGGCGTGGTGCCGGAGGGGCTGCTGGATGCCGCCAAGGTGGCCCAGACCTTCCTGCTGGCCGCCGCCATGTTCGGGCTCGGACTCGGCGTCCACATCAAGGGCCTGATGCGTTCGGGCAGCCGCTCGCTGGTGCTCGCAGCCCTGGCAACGCTGGTGATCCTGGTGGTTGCGGCCGCC